Genomic segment of Acidimicrobiia bacterium:
ATCGGGCCCAGGCCACAGATCGAGGCCTCGCGCAAGGGCGTTCCGAAGCCGTGCTCGTGGCCCGCACCACAGTTCAGCCGGTCCTGGCCGGAAGCCCCCTCGATCGCGGACTCTCGCCGGAGGAGCGGGCCGGACTGGCGCGCGTCGTCGACCGTGCCGTGAGGGGAGGCGACATTCTCCGGCTGCGCGTGCGGGGTCTTGAGGGCCGGGTCGTCTACTCAGATGACGGATCCGGGTTCGATCAAACGCCCGAGGCGGAAGCCCTGAGAGCGGCGCATAGCGCAGTAATCACGCGCTTGACCCGCCTGAATGGAGACAGCAACGACACCGGGCCGAAGGGTGTGACAGCCGTTGAGACGTACCAGCCCCTCGTCGCAGGCACGCCGGCACGTCCGGTCGGAGTCCTGGAAATGTACCTGCCGTACGCGCCGATCAGCCAGGACGTCACTGCTGGCCTCCACGCGCTCTATCGCGACCTCGCCGTTGGTCTGCTACTCCTCTACATCGCCTTGTTCGCCATCTCGGTCCGCATGAGCCGCGGCCTTCGTCGCCAGGTGGCGCTGAATGCCTTCATGGCGGAGCACGATGCGCTCACCAACTTGCCGAACCGCGCCCTCTTCCACCGCCGAACTGAGATCGCGGTGACACGGGCGAGGCGTCGCAAGCGCTCGGTCGCGATCGCCCTCGTCGACCTCGATCGGTTCAAGGAGGTCAACGACACGCTCGGCCACCACAACGGCGACCACTTCCTTGTTGGTCTCGCCGAGAGGCTCGCCGCCCACGCGCGACCGCAAGATACGGTCGCGCGCCTCGGCGGTGACGAATTCGGAATCATCTTGAGCGACGCCAGCGAGGCCGAGGAAGTCCTTCGCGGGCTCCGAGACATCATCGAGACCGAAGTCGAGGTCAATGGTCTCCCGCTATCGGTCGAGGCCAGCATCGGCTTTGTCATCGCGCCCGATGACGGTACCGACGTTCACACGCTGCTTCAACGCGCTGATGTGGCTATGTACGTGGCCAAGGCTGAACACAGCGGCATCGCTCGCTACGACAAGGCCAAGGATCACTACGACGCCGGCAAGCTCGAACTGATCGCCGAGCTCCGTCATGCCATCGATGACGGCCAGCTGCTCCTGCACTACCAGCCGAAGACGGCACTCGCCCGGGGAACGATCGACGCAGTCGAGGCCCTGGTTCGGTGGCAGCACCCCGTCCACGGGCTGCTCTACCCGGACGAGTTCTTGCCGCTCGCCGAACAGACAGATCTCATCCACCGGCTGTCGGAGTGGGTCCTTACAACCGCTCTGACCGACCTCAAGGGGTTCGGGCCCACAGCCTCCGATCTCGCGGTGGCAGTCAATGTTTCCGCTCGAGATCTCGGGCGTGCCGACTTTGCGACGAAGGTCGCCACCGTCCTTGCGCGTACTGGGGTTCCGCCGCAGCGGCTCATCGTCGAGATCACTGAGACCGCGCTCCTCGTCGATCCGGCCCGAGCTGTCACTCTGTTGCAGGAACTCGACCGCTGCGGGGTGCGGGTAAGCCTCGACGACTTCGGGCGAGGCCAGACCTCCCTGAGCTACCTCTCGGCACTCCCGCTCCACGAGCTCAAGATCGACCAGAGCTTCGTTGGCGACATGATCGAAAACTCGGCCCACGCGGCGATCGTCCGCTCCGTGGTCGAGCTGGGCCACAACCTGGCGCTCCGCGTCGTCGGCGAAGGAGTCGAGACTCCCGAGGTTTTGACGATGCTTCGAGAGGCGGGCTGCGACGAGGCGCAAGGCTTCCTCCTCGGCCGCCCGATGCCAGCCGATCAGCTGCGGCGCTGGATGGCGACGGCTGCCCCCGGGCCGGTCACGGAGAGTGATCTCGAGGCAGTCCTCGCGGACGCTTCCGCACGTTCTCCCAACATCTGAGCACCCGCGATGCACACAGCTCTTCGCACCTCACGTCGGACGGGACGAGAGTCCGTCCGACCAAGTCGGGTGGGGCCGGCAGGGATCGAACCTGCGACCAAGGGGATTATGAGTCCCCGAGAGCCCCCGCGCTGACCTGCAACGATTCGCGTGGCCCCGTGTTCGTGCACGGTTCCGTATCCGGCTGAGTGGATGTTGCCGCGACTGGGTCCGTTCCCTGCCCGCCTGTTCAGGCGACGTGGTCAGTCCAGGCGTTGCCGTCCCAGTACCGCTGATCGGCCCGGCCCATCGGGTCGAAGTACCAGCCTGCCGGCTGCGTTGGCGTCACGCTGGCGCCTCGTCCCAATGTGACCGGGCGACCTCGTTACAACGCTCAGCGCGGCGGGCCATTGCGCGTGTGCGTCTGAGGCGTTCGCGACCCACCCCCCCATGCCCCGGCCGGGCTGTGTCGTCCGTGCGCGCGGCTCCGGCCGAGAGCTGGGCGGGCTACCCGGCCCGGGGCACGCGTGGTGCGGCTACCTGGCGAGGAAGGCTTCAAAGAGCGGGTTGAGTTCCTCGGCGTGGGTCCAGCCGATGTTGTGGGGGCCGCCTTCGATCTCGTGGTACTCGGCGTGGGGGACGAGCGCCGGGAGGCGTCGACCGGAGCTGGGGGGTGGAAGGATCCGATCCTCACTGCCTTGCACGATCAGGAGCGGAACGCTCCCGAGGCCGGCCATGTCACCGCGGAAGTCGGTGCCCCAGGTGTCCACACACTTGAGTGTTCCGATCGCTGACGCTCCCGCGGCGACGTTCCAGCTGTTTTGCCACGCTTGGTCGCTGATCCGACCTGTTCCGCGGTAGACGCCGACGTTGTAGAAGTCGTCCAGGAAGGCCTTCTGGTAGGCGAATCGGTCCTGGCGGATCGCTGCCTTGATGTCTTCGAACACCTTCGCGGGGGACACCCTCAGGGTTGTCATCGGCCTGCACGA
This window contains:
- a CDS encoding bifunctional diguanylate cyclase/phosphodiesterase, producing MPKTSPMRTSVGAPRSAVRLFLTSAAISAVPVVLLGLVLAGNYRAQATDRGLAQGRSEAVLVARTTVQPVLAGSPLDRGLSPEERAGLARVVDRAVRGGDILRLRVRGLEGRVVYSDDGSGFDQTPEAEALRAAHSAVITRLTRLNGDSNDTGPKGVTAVETYQPLVAGTPARPVGVLEMYLPYAPISQDVTAGLHALYRDLAVGLLLLYIALFAISVRMSRGLRRQVALNAFMAEHDALTNLPNRALFHRRTEIAVTRARRRKRSVAIALVDLDRFKEVNDTLGHHNGDHFLVGLAERLAAHARPQDTVARLGGDEFGIILSDASEAEEVLRGLRDIIETEVEVNGLPLSVEASIGFVIAPDDGTDVHTLLQRADVAMYVAKAEHSGIARYDKAKDHYDAGKLELIAELRHAIDDGQLLLHYQPKTALARGTIDAVEALVRWQHPVHGLLYPDEFLPLAEQTDLIHRLSEWVLTTALTDLKGFGPTASDLAVAVNVSARDLGRADFATKVATVLARTGVPPQRLIVEITETALLVDPARAVTLLQELDRCGVRVSLDDFGRGQTSLSYLSALPLHELKIDQSFVGDMIENSAHAAIVRSVVELGHNLALRVVGEGVETPEVLTMLREAGCDEAQGFLLGRPMPADQLRRWMATAAPGPVTESDLEAVLADASARSPNI
- a CDS encoding DUF2510 domain-containing protein; the protein is MTPTQPAGWYFDPMGRADQRYWDGNAWTDHVA